The Ciconia boyciana chromosome 15, ASM3463844v1, whole genome shotgun sequence genome has a segment encoding these proteins:
- the LOC140659747 gene encoding dynein light chain 1, cytoplasmic: MSDRKAVIKNADMSEEMQQDSVECATQALEKYNIEKDIAAHIKKEFDKKYNPTWHCIVGRNFGSYVTHETKHFIYFYLGQVAILLFKSG, encoded by the exons ATGAGTGATCGAAAGGCAGTGATCAAGAATGCGGACATGTCAGAAGAGATGCAGCAGGATTCTGTGGAGTGTGCTACTCAGGCCTTAGAGAAGTACAACATTGAGAAGGACATTGCTGCTCACATAAAGAAG gagtTTGACAAGAAATACAATCCCACTTGGCACTGCATCGTGGGAAGGAACTTTGGCAGCTACGTGACTCATGAGACCAAGCACTTCATCTATTTCTACCTTGGCCAAGTCGCTATTCTTCTTTTCAAGTCTGGTTAG
- the COQ5 gene encoding 2-methoxy-6-polyprenyl-1,4-benzoquinol methylase, mitochondrial, with translation MAAAGLCPCQALLARRGGALRALCGSVRGLAAGPETHFGFQTVTETERREKIYQVFESVAKKYDVMNDSMTLGIHRVWKDILMHKMNPSPGTLLVDVAGGTGDIAFRFINYVRSVRERQLQRKLKHHQNLSWQEISESYQEDKSKSLGNSQVVVCDINKEMLKVGKQKAQHLGYSEGLSWVLGNAEELPFDDDKFDVYTIAFGIRNVTRIDLALQEAYRVLKPGGRFLCLEFSHVSNPLLSRLYDLYSFQVIPVLGEVIAGDWKSYQYLVESIRRFPPQEELKAMIEDAGFFKVDYQNLNSGIVAIHSGFKL, from the exons atggcggcggcggggctgtgCCCGTGCCAGGCGCTGCtcgcccgccgcggcggggctcTGCGTGCGCTCTGCGGCTCCGTGCGGGGCCTCGCCGCGGGGCCGGAGACGCACTTTGGCTTCCAGACCGTGACGGAGacggagaggagggagaaaa tttaCCAGGTCTTTGAAAGTGTGGCTAAGAAATATGATGTAATGAACGATTCAATGACTCTAGGGATTCATCGAGTGTGGAAGGATATCCTCATGCATAAAATGAACCCTTCCCCAGGAACACTTCTTGTTGATGTTGCTGGAGGAACAG gtGACATCGCCTTTCGATTTATTAATTACGTTCGCTCTGTACGAGAACGCCAGCTCCAGCGGAAGCTTAAGCACCACCAGAATTTATCGTGGCAGGAAATTTCTGAGAGTTACCAGGAAGACAAATCTAAGTCGCTAGGGAATTCCCAAGTGGTGGTCTGTGACATTaacaaagaaatgttaaaagttGGGAAGCAGAAGGCACAGCACCTTGGCTACTCTGAAG GCTTGTCCTGGGTACTTGGGAATGCTGAAGAGTTGCCCTTTGATGATGATAAGTTTGATGTTTACACAATTGCCTTTGGAATCCGAAATGTAACTCGTATTGATTTG GCACTTCAGGAGGCCTATCGTGTGCTGAAACCAGGAGGAAGATTTCTCTGCCTTGAATTCAGCCACGTCAGCAATCCTCTTCTTTCCAG GCTCTACGATCTATACAGTTTCCAGGTTATCCCTGTTCTGGGTGAGGTTATCGCTGGTGACTGGAAGTCTTACCAGTATCTCGTGGAGAGCATCCGACGCTTCCCCCCTCAG GAGGAGTTGAAGGCAATGATAGAAGatgcagggttttttaaagTGGATTACCAGAATTTGAACTCGGGCATTGTTGCCATTCACTCAGGTTTCAAACTGTGA
- the LOC140659746 gene encoding dynein light chain 1, cytoplasmic-like has product MSDRKAVIKNADMSEEMQQDAVECATQALEKYNIEKDIAAHIKKEFDKKYNPTWHCIVGRNFGSYVTHETKHFIYFYLGQVAILLFKSG; this is encoded by the exons ATGAGTGATCGAAAGGCAGTGATCAAGAATGCGGACATGTCAGAAGAGATGCAGCAAGATGCTGTGGAGTGTGCTACTCAGGCCTTAGAGAAGTACAACATCGAGAAGGACATTGCTGCTCACATAAAGAAG GAGTTTGACAAGAAATACAATCCCACTTGGCACTGCATCGTGGGAAGGAACTTTGGCAGCTACGTGACTCATGAGACCAAGCACTTCATCTACTTCTACCTCGGCCAAGTCGCTATTCTTCTTTTCAAGTCTGGTTAG